The sequence below is a genomic window from Mycobacterium spongiae.
GACACACCGACGCCACCAGCACCATCACAGACGCAACACCAGGCACACTGGTAACACCAAACGATGCTTGGAGGGTATGGCCGTGTACCGAGTCTTTGAAGCGCTGGACGAGTTGGGCGCCATTGTCGAAGAAGCCCGTGGCGTGCCGATGACAGCCGGATGCGTCGTGCCCCGCGGTGACGTCCTTGAGCTGGTCGACGATATTAAGGATGCGATCCCCGGCGAACTGGACGACGCGCAGGATGTGCTCGACGCGCGCGACTCTATGTTGCACGACGCAAAAACACACGCCGACTCCATGGTGTCCTCCGCGACCACCGAATCGGAGTCGATGCTCAACCACGCTCGCGCGGAGGCTGACCGGATCTTGTCGGACGCCAAAGCCCAGGCCGATCGGATGGTCGGGGAGGCGCGTCAGCACAGTGAGCAGATGGTCTCCGATGCCCGCGAGGAGGCGATTCGCATCGCCGCCGCGGCAAAACGTGAGTATGAGGCCAGCGTTGGCCGCGCCCAAGCCGAATGCGACCGGCTGATGGAAAATGGCAACGTTGCCTATGAGAAGGCAGTGCAAGAGGGCATCAAGGAACAGCAGCGCCTGGTGTCGCAGAACGAAGTGGTGCAGGCGGCCAACGCGGAATCCACCCGTCTCATCGACACCGCTCATGCGGAGGCGGACCGCCTGCGCGGTGAATGCGACGTTTACGTCGACAGCAAGCTGGCCGAGTTC
It includes:
- the sepIVA gene encoding cell division protein SepIVA, which produces MYRVFEALDELGAIVEEARGVPMTAGCVVPRGDVLELVDDIKDAIPGELDDAQDVLDARDSMLHDAKTHADSMVSSATTESESMLNHARAEADRILSDAKAQADRMVGEARQHSEQMVSDAREEAIRIAAAAKREYEASVGRAQAECDRLMENGNVAYEKAVQEGIKEQQRLVSQNEVVQAANAESTRLIDTAHAEADRLRGECDVYVDSKLAEFEEFLNGTLRSVGRGRHQLRTAAGTHDYAVR